From the genome of Sphingobacterium sp. UGAL515B_05:
ACCTTTGTCGTGCATTTGGAAAGCCATACTATCAAAGCCCAGAAACAAACTTAGGTGTCCCTATTGTCAATGGTACACCTGATGATGTTTTCAATAATTTGAATCTGCCGGACCGTTCTTCTGTCAAAGATACGTATGCACAGGCAATCAGCGATCTAAAAAAGGCAGAAGGTTTACTGACACTTGATAAAGGGGCTACATATGCATCCAAAGGTGCAGCGCAAGCGATGCTTTCCCGTATATATCTGTATATGAGTGGTACCTATAAAAATCCAAATGCAGCATATGCTCGTCTTTCGGTTGAATATGCAGATAAGGTGATTAATTCAGGTAAATATGTGCTGTTGGCCCGTGAGCAATTCATGAAATATAATACCTTTAGACCAGAAGATAACAAAGAGACCATCTTTGCGGTGAAACGTGTCGCTTCTGAATTTTCGGGCGATGATCACTATTATGGTATTGGTGGTATGTACTCCAATATCGGTGGTATGGGCTGGGGTGAGATGTATTCCAGTGCCAAGTACATTGATCTATTGAATGAAACTGGTCGTAATGATTGGAGACCTGATCATTACAACATTGTCGATGCACGTGCTGCATTTATTGAACCAACATATGCCAAAGATGATAAGGACAACTATTCAACAGTAATTCGATTTATCAAGCAGGACGTCCCAGCGAAGGCCGGTGACCCTAAAACAGTGAGCTATGTACAGATTCCAGTTATAATTAGTGGAAATAATGTTATTGCGAGAGAAGTCAAAAAGGTCGGTGATAAGGAGGTTGTTAAAGAATATACATTGACAGCAATTAATGCTAATCAACAGACCTATTCAATTACCTATGAGGATGGCAATACCTATGCGGGTATGATAGATTACTATATTTCCTTAAACCGCGCTTATCCCCAATTCTATATTGTGAAATGTTCACGTGAAGGGGAGGAGTCTCAACTGCACTCGCCTGTAATCAGTCGCTTGGGTGAAATTTATTTAAACCGTGCCGAAGCTAATGCAAAATTAGGTAACTATGGTGCTGCATTAAATGATTTGAATACCATCAGAAATCGTTCTATCGTCAATGGAGGATATACTTCGATTGATGCGGCCAACGCAAGCAAACTGATCGATAAAGAGCGTCAGTTGGAATTGGCCTATCAGGCCGAACGCAGCTATGATGTGTTCCGTAATGGGTTACCGTTGAATAGAACTTATCCTGGACCACAAAAACA
Proteins encoded in this window:
- a CDS encoding RagB/SusD family nutrient uptake outer membrane protein, with the translated sequence MKKILIGLLIATAVSSCDIDRLPYTSMDEDNIVTNPDAMVTGTYAQLKAWSDPMHRLGEYAGDNMMIRGSSTDAFYEFISYARTPNNYRLQDFWDSGYKAIAQSSNVIKMFAEGQSKEMDNKLGECYYIRGMMYFYLCRAFGKPYYQSPETNLGVPIVNGTPDDVFNNLNLPDRSSVKDTYAQAISDLKKAEGLLTLDKGATYASKGAAQAMLSRIYLYMSGTYKNPNAAYARLSVEYADKVINSGKYVLLAREQFMKYNTFRPEDNKETIFAVKRVASEFSGDDHYYGIGGMYSNIGGMGWGEMYSSAKYIDLLNETGRNDWRPDHYNIVDARAAFIEPTYAKDDKDNYSTVIRFIKQDVPAKAGDPKTVSYVQIPVIISGNNVIAREVKKVGDKEVVKEYTLTAINANQQTYSITYEDGNTYAGMIDYYISLNRAYPQFYIVKCSREGEESQLHSPVISRLGEIYLNRAEANAKLGNYGAALNDLNTIRNRSIVNGGYTSIDAANASKLIDKERQLELAYQAERSYDVFRNGLPLNRTYPGPQKQFEDILPTDFRVTYFIPQNAINSYPGKLTQNPTSN